A genomic stretch from Pontivivens ytuae includes:
- a CDS encoding M24 family metallopeptidase encodes MIFAAEEYAARKAKLRAEMARRGLDAVLLFAPESHYWLTGFDTFGFCFFQCLIVTEEGTHLLTRSADLRQAQETSDIEDIRVWTDGKDDPVERLADWLTELGPKRIGLESDTHGLTFTNGRRLTARLPDLIDTPDIVHPLRLVKSEAEIACIRRAAELGDAAYEAALPMMRPGGDEGVILAAMQAAVFAEGGDFSGNPPIIGSGERALLCRYASGRRQLDRQDQLTLEWARVWRQYHAALMRTVVIGQPTDRHIALHAAAREALEACEAHLTPGTEMREVFAAHADTLDAHGLAAHRLNACGYSLGARYAPSWMEPQMFHAGADTVIGPGMVFFLHMILMESETGTAMTLGRTSLVTETGAEPLSRLSLELPVSA; translated from the coding sequence GTGATCTTCGCGGCCGAGGAATACGCCGCCCGCAAGGCGAAGCTGCGGGCCGAGATGGCGCGACGCGGCCTCGACGCCGTGCTCCTCTTCGCGCCCGAGAGCCATTACTGGCTCACCGGCTTCGACACGTTCGGCTTCTGCTTCTTCCAATGCCTGATCGTGACGGAGGAGGGCACGCATCTCCTCACGCGCTCCGCCGATCTGCGGCAGGCGCAGGAGACCTCGGACATCGAGGACATCCGCGTCTGGACCGACGGCAAGGACGACCCGGTGGAGCGGCTTGCCGACTGGCTCACCGAGCTCGGCCCGAAGCGTATCGGCCTCGAATCCGACACCCACGGCCTCACCTTCACCAATGGCCGCCGCCTGACCGCGCGGCTGCCCGACCTCATCGACACCCCCGACATCGTGCATCCGCTACGCCTCGTGAAATCCGAGGCCGAGATCGCCTGCATCCGCCGCGCCGCGGAGCTCGGGGACGCCGCCTACGAGGCCGCCCTTCCCATGATGCGCCCCGGCGGGGACGAGGGCGTGATCCTCGCCGCCATGCAGGCCGCGGTGTTCGCGGAGGGTGGCGACTTCTCCGGCAACCCGCCGATCATCGGCTCGGGCGAACGTGCGCTGCTCTGCCGTTACGCCAGCGGCCGACGTCAGCTCGACCGGCAGGACCAGCTCACGCTGGAATGGGCCAGAGTCTGGCGCCAGTACCACGCGGCGCTCATGCGCACCGTCGTCATCGGCCAGCCCACGGACCGCCACATCGCGCTGCACGCCGCCGCCCGCGAGGCGCTGGAGGCGTGCGAGGCGCACCTCACCCCCGGCACCGAGATGCGGGAGGTCTTCGCCGCCCATGCCGACACGCTCGACGCCCACGGCCTCGCCGCCCACCGCCTCAACGCCTGCGGCTATTCGCTGGGCGCCCGATACGCGCCGAGCTGGATGGAGCCGCAGATGTTCCACGCGGGCGCCGACACGGTCATCGGCCCGGGCATGGTCTTCTTCCTCCACATGATCCTGATGGAAAGCGAAACGGGCACCGCCATGACCCTCGGCCGCACGTCGCTCGTCACCGAGACCGGGGCCGAGCCCCTCTCCCGCCTGTCGCTGGAGCTGCCCGTCTCCGCATGA
- the lgt gene encoding prolipoprotein diacylglyceryl transferase, which yields MPFPDIDPVALRLPFEIFGIELALRWYALAYIAGILLGWWLAVRLLKRDRLWGSAGAPMEPKLAEDFLTWIIIGIIAGGRLGFVIFYQPGYYLANPMEIPQVWDGGMAFHGGFLGVVLAITIFCWRHDLRLWSVADMVAMVTPIGIFFGRIANFINGELWGRPTTVPWGVAFPDPRAQTCPDFWTEACLRHPSQLYEAALEGLVLFAVLCWAVWIGRRLAQPGYIAGLFFIGYGLGRFIVEFFRQGDAQFVSEANPFGQIIRFGESAWAGLSMGQLLSLPMIVVGLALLVWATRRSRPA from the coding sequence ATGCCTTTCCCCGACATCGACCCGGTGGCCCTGCGCCTGCCCTTCGAGATCTTCGGCATCGAGCTCGCCCTGCGCTGGTACGCGCTCGCCTATATCGCGGGGATCCTGCTGGGCTGGTGGCTGGCGGTGCGGCTGCTGAAGCGTGACCGCCTCTGGGGCAGCGCCGGCGCGCCGATGGAGCCCAAGCTCGCGGAAGATTTCCTCACCTGGATCATCATCGGCATCATCGCGGGCGGGCGCCTCGGCTTCGTGATCTTCTACCAGCCGGGCTACTACCTCGCGAACCCGATGGAGATCCCGCAGGTCTGGGACGGTGGCATGGCCTTCCACGGCGGCTTCCTCGGCGTCGTGCTCGCCATCACCATCTTCTGCTGGCGGCACGACCTGCGGCTCTGGTCCGTCGCGGACATGGTGGCGATGGTGACACCCATCGGCATTTTCTTCGGCCGCATCGCCAACTTCATCAACGGGGAGCTCTGGGGCCGTCCGACGACCGTGCCCTGGGGCGTCGCCTTCCCCGATCCGCGCGCGCAGACCTGCCCCGATTTCTGGACCGAGGCGTGCCTGCGCCACCCCTCTCAGCTCTACGAGGCCGCGCTCGAAGGGCTCGTCCTCTTCGCCGTCCTCTGCTGGGCGGTCTGGATCGGGCGGCGTCTCGCGCAGCCCGGCTACATCGCCGGGCTCTTCTTCATCGGCTACGGGCTCGGGCGCTTCATCGTGGAGTTCTTCCGCCAGGGCGACGCGCAATTCGTGAGCGAGGCCAACCCCTTCGGCCAGATCATCCGCTTCGGGGAGAGCGCGTGGGCCGGCCTCTCCATGGGGCAGCTCCTGTCGCTGCCGATGATCGTCGTGGGCCTCGCCCTCCTCGTCTGGGCCACGCGGAGGAGCCGCCCCGCGTGA
- a CDS encoding accessory factor UbiK family protein translates to MQTRNRVFDDISQLMTNAMGVAQGARTEAENAMKGMMDRWLADRDLVTREEFDAVRAMAQKAREENEALKARIAALEGKAD, encoded by the coding sequence ATGCAGACCCGCAACCGCGTCTTCGACGACATCAGCCAGCTCATGACCAACGCGATGGGTGTGGCGCAGGGCGCGCGGACCGAGGCCGAGAACGCCATGAAGGGCATGATGGACCGCTGGCTCGCCGATCGGGACCTCGTGACCCGCGAGGAGTTCGACGCGGTGCGCGCCATGGCCCAGAAGGCGCGCGAGGAGAACGAGGCGCTGAAGGCGCGCATCGCCGCCTTAGAGGGCAAAGCGGACTGA
- a CDS encoding class I SAM-dependent methyltransferase has product MSPLTDILRRQIAQTGPLTIAEFMQAALQHPELGYYITRDPLGAGGDFTTAPEVHQIFGEMIGLWLAQVRMDRGPATLVELGPGRGTLMADILRVWRQLGLDADVILVETSPALRARQSETLGDVRWVDRVEDLPGGPLLLIANEFFDALPIRQFVRTQGRWAERVVGLDGETLAFGLKAPQPQPQLDRLFPATPEDTLVEWCPAAAPILQHLAPKLVAALLIDYGAWDGTGDTLQALHDHQPVGPLAAPGTADLTAHVNFSHLAAAAGLPHAFDTQGAFLERLGITARAQALASKDPGIAAAHRRLVHPGEMGTLFKVLALAPPGPALPGFAPG; this is encoded by the coding sequence GTGAGCCCCCTCACCGATATCCTCAGACGCCAGATCGCCCAGACGGGTCCGCTGACCATCGCGGAGTTCATGCAGGCCGCCCTCCAGCATCCGGAGCTTGGCTACTACATCACCCGCGATCCGCTGGGCGCGGGCGGCGACTTCACCACCGCGCCGGAGGTCCACCAGATCTTCGGCGAGATGATCGGGCTCTGGCTCGCGCAGGTCCGCATGGACCGCGGCCCGGCGACGCTGGTGGAGCTCGGCCCCGGCCGCGGCACCCTGATGGCCGACATCCTGCGCGTCTGGCGGCAGCTCGGCCTCGACGCGGACGTGATCCTCGTCGAGACCTCGCCCGCCCTGCGCGCCCGCCAGAGCGAGACCCTCGGCGATGTCCGCTGGGTCGACCGGGTCGAGGATCTGCCGGGCGGCCCCCTCCTCCTGATCGCCAACGAGTTCTTCGACGCACTGCCGATCCGCCAGTTCGTCCGCACCCAAGGCAGATGGGCCGAGCGAGTCGTGGGCCTCGACGGTGAGACGCTCGCCTTCGGCCTCAAGGCCCCGCAGCCGCAGCCCCAGCTCGACCGCCTGTTCCCAGCCACGCCCGAGGACACGCTCGTCGAATGGTGCCCCGCCGCGGCCCCGATCCTGCAGCACCTCGCCCCGAAGCTCGTCGCCGCCCTCCTCATCGACTACGGCGCGTGGGACGGGACCGGCGACACGTTGCAGGCGCTCCACGATCACCAGCCGGTGGGTCCGCTCGCCGCCCCTGGCACCGCGGATCTCACCGCCCATGTCAACTTCTCCCACCTCGCCGCGGCCGCCGGACTGCCCCACGCCTTCGACACCCAGGGCGCGTTCCTCGAACGGCTCGGCATCACCGCCCGCGCCCAGGCGCTCGCGTCCAAGGACCCCGGCATCGCCGCCGCGCACCGGCGGCTCGTGCATCCGGGCGAAATGGGCACACTCTTCAAGGTCCTTGCCCTCGCACCCCCCGGCCCGGCCCTTCCGGGCTTCGCACCCGGTTGA
- the pgeF gene encoding peptidoglycan editing factor PgeF has product MTLEILASDLLSDVRHGFFTRRGGASSGIFAGLNCGPGSSDQSEAVRINRARVADAMDVDCDRLISLAQIHSPDVVTLDTAPGDRPQADAMVTAAPGLVLGILTADCAPVLLADREAGVVGAAHAGWKGALGGVLESTVSAMERLGARADAIRATVGPTISQRNYEVGQDFMERFVDEDTVHSRFFVHGREPDKVQFDLPGFVLHRLRSIGVDAEWTGHCTYAEPDRFYSYRRATHLGEADYGRLIACIRL; this is encoded by the coding sequence ATGACCCTCGAGATCCTCGCCTCAGACCTCTTGTCCGATGTCCGTCACGGGTTCTTCACCCGCCGCGGCGGCGCATCCTCGGGCATCTTCGCGGGGCTCAACTGCGGTCCGGGCTCGTCCGACCAGTCCGAGGCGGTGCGCATCAACCGCGCCCGCGTGGCCGACGCGATGGACGTGGACTGCGACCGGCTCATCAGCCTCGCCCAGATCCATTCGCCGGACGTCGTCACCCTCGACACCGCGCCCGGGGATCGCCCGCAGGCCGACGCCATGGTCACGGCCGCGCCGGGCCTCGTCCTCGGCATCCTCACCGCCGATTGCGCGCCGGTCCTCCTCGCCGATCGCGAGGCGGGCGTCGTCGGCGCGGCCCATGCCGGGTGGAAGGGCGCCCTTGGCGGTGTGCTCGAATCGACCGTCAGCGCCATGGAACGCCTCGGCGCGCGCGCCGACGCCATCCGCGCCACGGTCGGCCCCACGATCAGCCAGCGCAATTACGAGGTCGGGCAGGACTTCATGGAACGCTTCGTCGACGAGGACACTGTGCATTCCCGCTTCTTCGTCCACGGCCGCGAGCCGGACAAGGTGCAGTTCGACCTGCCGGGCTTCGTGCTCCACCGCCTCCGCTCCATCGGGGTGGACGCCGAGTGGACCGGCCACTGCACCTATGCCGAGCCCGACCGCTTCTACTCCTACCGCCGCGCCACCCATCTGGGCGAGGCGGACTATGGCAGGCTGATCGCCTGCATCCGCCTGTGA
- a CDS encoding DUF4279 domain-containing protein, which translates to MSLETTTVALRLWGNDLDPYAVTALLGCAPSRARRKGDVRRSRVTGQDYVAKTGSWQLMAPDRADGDLDRQAAEVLGKVTSDLSVWRILNERYRCDLFCGFFMGSGNDMVRLSAATSRMVGARGLELVFDIYDAVES; encoded by the coding sequence ATGTCGCTTGAGACGACCACCGTGGCGCTCCGTTTGTGGGGCAATGATCTCGATCCCTATGCGGTGACAGCGTTGCTGGGGTGCGCGCCGTCTCGTGCTCGGCGGAAGGGTGATGTTCGGCGGAGCCGGGTGACCGGGCAGGACTACGTTGCGAAGACGGGGTCCTGGCAGCTCATGGCTCCGGATCGGGCGGATGGTGATCTCGACCGTCAGGCGGCGGAGGTGCTGGGGAAGGTCACGAGCGACCTCTCGGTCTGGCGCATTTTGAACGAGCGGTATCGCTGTGACCTGTTCTGCGGGTTCTTCATGGGGAGCGGCAATGACATGGTGCGCCTGTCGGCGGCGACGTCCCGGATGGTTGGGGCGCGGGGGCTGGAGCTGGTGTTCGATATCTACGATGCCGTTGAGAGCTAG
- a CDS encoding tautomerase family protein, giving the protein MPLSKLHVPVGMPAELCRAAGEALHLSLVDTCGVNPDDNFCLIARYATEDMIVHPTFLGERDPAVTVVIEITLLAGRSEAQKEALHVDVRERLAVLGIEPANVILFLVENGPADWSFSDAGSVKTVLGL; this is encoded by the coding sequence ATGCCGCTGAGCAAACTTCATGTGCCTGTGGGGATGCCCGCGGAGCTGTGCCGCGCGGCGGGCGAGGCGCTGCATCTGAGCCTGGTGGACACCTGCGGCGTGAACCCGGACGACAACTTCTGCCTGATCGCGCGCTATGCGACGGAAGACATGATCGTGCATCCGACGTTCCTCGGGGAGCGGGATCCGGCGGTGACGGTGGTGATCGAGATCACGCTTTTGGCCGGGCGGAGCGAGGCGCAGAAGGAGGCGCTCCACGTCGATGTGCGAGAGCGGCTGGCGGTGCTGGGCATCGAGCCGGCGAACGTGATCCTGTTCCTGGTGGAGAACGGCCCGGCGGACTGGTCTTTCAGCGACGCGGGGTCCGTGAAGACGGTGCTGGGGCTGTAG
- a CDS encoding Glu/Leu/Phe/Val family dehydrogenase — protein sequence MGDQLSGARQRLFDAAERAGVAPDLFESLKYPKETLAASIPLRRDDGRLEMVKAWRCRYDDMLGPTKGGLRFHPSTNADEVQTLAFWMMVKCALMHLPFGGGKGGMSVDYKSLSIGEKERLVRAFAERYAHIFGPGRDVPAPDVGTGPMEMSWIAEAWGWMNHRHSPDVITGKPPVDGGLDGRTPATGRGAFLALDELREALGLGEDDRRIAVQGYGSGGKWFARFAQEAGWTIVAVADSSGTAFDGDGLDLDALDKAKNDGGSVTDADGVETLDSDAVLTVEADVLVPAALGGAVTEDNAADLQCKAIVEIANGPVLPEADDILRQRGIKVAPDVLANAGGVFVSWLEWVAGRSGDFPTNDQVNDRLETRMRDRAAAVRDMADEIDSDFRTAAYAVAARRLNAALEARGACEHNGGNR from the coding sequence ATGGGCGACCAGCTCAGCGGGGCGCGGCAGCGTCTGTTCGATGCGGCGGAGCGGGCGGGTGTGGCGCCCGACCTCTTCGAGAGCCTGAAATATCCCAAGGAGACGCTCGCCGCCTCGATCCCGCTGCGCCGTGACGACGGGCGGCTTGAGATGGTTAAGGCCTGGCGCTGCCGCTACGACGACATGCTGGGGCCGACCAAGGGCGGCTTGCGGTTCCACCCCTCCACCAATGCGGACGAGGTGCAGACGCTTGCCTTCTGGATGATGGTGAAATGCGCGCTGATGCACCTGCCCTTCGGCGGCGGCAAGGGTGGGATGTCCGTCGATTACAAGAGCCTGAGCATCGGGGAGAAAGAGCGGCTGGTCCGGGCCTTTGCCGAGCGCTACGCCCATATCTTCGGCCCGGGACGCGACGTGCCCGCTCCCGATGTGGGCACCGGTCCGATGGAGATGAGCTGGATCGCCGAGGCCTGGGGCTGGATGAACCACCGCCATTCGCCGGACGTGATCACGGGCAAGCCGCCGGTGGACGGGGGGCTCGACGGACGCACGCCCGCGACCGGGCGGGGCGCGTTCCTCGCCCTCGACGAGTTGCGGGAGGCGCTGGGGCTCGGCGAGGATGACAGGCGGATCGCGGTGCAGGGCTATGGCTCCGGCGGGAAGTGGTTTGCCCGCTTCGCGCAGGAGGCCGGGTGGACCATCGTCGCGGTGGCCGACAGCTCCGGGACCGCCTTCGACGGCGACGGGCTGGACCTCGACGCGCTGGACAAGGCCAAGAACGACGGCGGCTCGGTCACCGATGCGGATGGGGTCGAGACGCTCGACAGCGACGCGGTGCTGACGGTGGAGGCCGACGTGCTGGTGCCTGCGGCGCTAGGCGGCGCGGTGACGGAGGACAACGCCGCCGACCTGCAGTGCAAGGCGATCGTGGAGATCGCGAACGGTCCGGTCCTGCCCGAGGCCGACGACATCCTGCGCCAGCGCGGGATCAAGGTGGCGCCCGACGTGCTCGCCAATGCGGGCGGGGTCTTCGTGAGCTGGCTGGAATGGGTCGCGGGCCGCTCGGGCGACTTCCCGACCAACGATCAGGTCAACGACCGGCTGGAGACGCGGATGCGCGACCGCGCGGCCGCCGTGCGCGACATGGCAGACGAGATCGACAGCGATTTCCGTACCGCGGCCTACGCGGTGGCCGCCCGGCGGCTGAACGCCGCGCTGGAGGCGCGCGGCGCCTGCGAGCACAATGGAGGCAACCGATGA